In the genome of Populus nigra chromosome 9, ddPopNigr1.1, whole genome shotgun sequence, one region contains:
- the LOC133703331 gene encoding uncharacterized protein LOC133703331 isoform X1: protein MATERDDSLQSVSVRLDGKNYSYWSYVMRNFLKGKKMWGYVSGTYIIPKNIEEGDVVLIDTWEANNAKIITWINNSVEHSIGTQLAKYETTKEVWDHLQRLFTQSNFAKQYQLENDIRALHQKNMSIQEFYSAMTDLWDQLALTESAELKACGAYIERREQQRLVQFLTVLRSDFEGLRGSILHCTPLPSVDSVVSELLAEEIRLQSYSEKGILSASNPSVLAVPSKPFSNHQNKPYTRVGFDECSFCKKKGHWKAQCPKLRQQNQAWKSSSQSQSNAHRPPQGYKPPHHNTAALASPGSITDPNTLAEQFQKFLSLQPQAMSASSIGQLPHNSSGSAVSEADWDRP, encoded by the exons atggctactgaaagagatgattcgcttcagtctgtgagtgtgaggttggatgggaagaactattcgtattggagctatgtaatgcgaaattttcttaagggtaagaagatgtgggggtatgttagtggaacttatataatacctaagaatattgaggagggggatgttgttttgatagatacatgggaagcaaataatgcaaagatcattacttggatcaacaattctgttgagcattcgataggtacgcagttggcgaagtatgagacaacaaaagaggtttgggatcatctgcaaaggttattcacgcaatcaaattttgcaaaacagtaccaattagagaatgacatacgagctcttcatcagaagaatatgagtattcaagagttttattctgctatgacagatctttgggatcaattggctcttacagaatcagcagaattaaaggcatgtggtgcctatattgagcgtagagagcagcaacgattggtacagtttttaacagTGCTTCGCAGTGACttcgaaggacttagaggttcaattctgcattgtactccactgccttctgttgactctgttgtcagtgagttattggctgaagaaatacgtcttcagtcttattctgaaaagggaattctttctgcttcaaatccttctgtactagcagtaccttctaagccattctctaatcatcagaacaagccttacacaagggttggctttgatgagtgcagtttctgtaagaagaaaggtcattggaaggctcagtgtcctaagttgagacagcagaatcaagcttggaagtctagcagtcagtcacaatctaatgctcatcgaccacctcagggttataaaccaccacaccacaatactgcagcattagcttccccaggctctattaccgatcctaatactttggctgagcaatttcagaagtttctctccttgcagccacaagcaatgtccgcttcttccataggtcagttgcctcataattcctcag gatctgcagtctcagaagctgattgggacaggccgtag
- the LOC133703331 gene encoding uncharacterized protein LOC133703331 isoform X2 gives MATERDDSLQSVSVRLDGKNYSYWSYVMRNFLKGKKMWGYVSGTYIIPKNIEEGDVVLIDTWEANNAKIITWINNSVEHSIGTQLAKYETTKEVWDHLQRLFTQSNFAKQYQLENDIRALHQKNMSIQEFYSAMTDLWDQLALTESAELKACGAYIERREQQRLVQFLTVLRSDFEGLRGSILHCTPLPSVDSVVSELLAEEIRLQSYSEKGILSASNPSVLAVPSKPFSNHQNKPYTRVGFDECSFCKKKGHWKAQCPKLRQQNQAWKSSSQSQSNAHRPPQGYKPPHHNTAALASPGSITDPNTLAEQFQKFLSLQPQAMSASSIGSAVSEADWDRP, from the exons atggctactgaaagagatgattcgcttcagtctgtgagtgtgaggttggatgggaagaactattcgtattggagctatgtaatgcgaaattttcttaagggtaagaagatgtgggggtatgttagtggaacttatataatacctaagaatattgaggagggggatgttgttttgatagatacatgggaagcaaataatgcaaagatcattacttggatcaacaattctgttgagcattcgataggtacgcagttggcgaagtatgagacaacaaaagaggtttgggatcatctgcaaaggttattcacgcaatcaaattttgcaaaacagtaccaattagagaatgacatacgagctcttcatcagaagaatatgagtattcaagagttttattctgctatgacagatctttgggatcaattggctcttacagaatcagcagaattaaaggcatgtggtgcctatattgagcgtagagagcagcaacgattggtacagtttttaacagTGCTTCGCAGTGACttcgaaggacttagaggttcaattctgcattgtactccactgccttctgttgactctgttgtcagtgagttattggctgaagaaatacgtcttcagtcttattctgaaaagggaattctttctgcttcaaatccttctgtactagcagtaccttctaagccattctctaatcatcagaacaagccttacacaagggttggctttgatgagtgcagtttctgtaagaagaaaggtcattggaaggctcagtgtcctaagttgagacagcagaatcaagcttggaagtctagcagtcagtcacaatctaatgctcatcgaccacctcagggttataaaccaccacaccacaatactgcagcattagcttccccaggctctattaccgatcctaatactttggctgagcaatttcagaagtttctctccttgcagccacaagcaatgtccgcttcttccatag gatctgcagtctcagaagctgattgggacaggccgtag
- the LOC133703711 gene encoding disease resistance protein RPV1-like: protein MERKRNADCIVFPVFYHVDPSEVRNQTGSFAAAFVEHEKHYKEEMEWVNGWRIALKEVANLAGMDLGDGYEAQFVQSIVENVSKNLDPKIFYVPLHFIGRAPLVQYINSWLQDGSHGAAISLLYGIGGVGKTAIAKSVFNQNYYKFEGKSFLSNFRSKDIVCLQRQLLFDILNKTVEINDPDEGILKIKGALCCRRTLIVLDDVDKRDQFNKIIGMQNWLCKGSKIIVTTRNKGLFSANDIQWIRYKVELLDDEKSLELFSWNTFGQANPVDGFVEDSWRIVHHCNGLPLALGVIGSSLSGKGREIWESALKQMEMIPNFDVQKVLQISYDSLDGDYPKNLFLDIACFFNGMDVDDAVRIMDGLDKGARFGIDNLIDRCLVEINSDQRLWMHQLVRDMGREIARQESPKCQRIWHHGDAFTVLKGTTDAEKLRGLTIDMHALMEYHYAEVVCTDSMVCRKRRRLNFFQQWLPDFFDGGKLQTGQTSLFPILSTDAFRNMSDVKFLQLNYTNFHGSFEHFPKNLIWLCWHGLSWSSIPNHICLEKLVVLDLSRSCLVDAWKANRTPDFSGLPALEKLILEDCTRLVQIHESIGDLQRLLILNLRNCTSLMELPEEMSRLNSLQELVLDGCSNLNSLNMELEHHQGRKLLQSDGIVASTSFITSLPLKLFFPSRFSTRKMLRFTSFSLPRFLESLDLSGTPIRFLPESIKDLGLLRHLYLRNCKMLQALPELPSHLDSLDVSFCYSLQRLPNPNSWTEGDGCDHLVEFQDRIKQELMQNYDSHMFRIIETVCAQIQTSRFQITFMDGIFNVAVSVFDEDEMLRGFYEEEEEDKWLIQNEFVDNFSFKISSPPAHRIWGYTLFTRFCMTSEYTLLDPFYIIIRNNTSGRYLRCQAYLHPVSYKRGVREFQSFMHRKLGGDDPTFDNGDEVSISVCRKKQAIQIRTIGVQWLHEEEAGKDDDIQSKDGVINAHNTSDDDDDAAHVAKVEIASRIFRNYYCGFYCKSNDGNIDRWYKI from the exons ATGGAACGTAAGAGGAATGCTGACTGCATAGTTTTCCCAGTATTCTATCATGTGGATCCATCTGAAGTCAGAAATCAAACTGGGAGCTTCGCTGCAGCATTTGTGGAACATGAAAAGCACTACAAGGAGGAGATGGAGTGGGTGAATGGGTGGAGGATTGCTTTGAAGGAAGTTGCAAATTTAGCTGGAATGGATTTAGGAGATGG GTACGAGGCACAGTTTGTCCAATCTATTGTGGAGAATGTCTCAAAGAATTtggatccaaaaatattttatgtccCCCTTCATTTCATTGGAAGAGCTCCTTTGGTACAATATATCAACTCATGGTTGCAAGATGGATCCCATGGTGCTGCCATTTCTTTACTCTATGGAATTGGTGGAGTTGGAAAGACAGCCATAGCTAAGAGTGTTTTTAACCAGAACTATTATAAATTTGAAGGAAAGAGCTTTCTCTCAAATTTTAGGTCAAAGGATATAGTTTGCCTACAGAGGCAACTTCTTTTCGACATCCTAAACAAGACTGTTGAGATAAATGATCCTGATGAAGGAATTCTGAAGATTAAGGGTGCATTATGTTGCAGAAGAACTCTTATTGTTCTAGATGATGTGGACAAAAGGGAccaattcaataaaatcattggcatgcaaaATTGGCTTTGTAAAGGAAGTAAAATAATTGTAACAACCAGAAATAAGGGTCTGTTCTCAGCTAATGATATTCAGTGGATCCGGTACAAAGTTGAACTGCTAGATGATGAAAAATCACTTGAGCTTTTCAGTTGGAATACCTTTGGACAAGCTAACCCTGTTGATGGTTTTGTGGAAGACTCTTGGAGAATAGTACATCATTGTAATGGACTTCCATTAGCTCTTGGAGTTATTGGCTCTTCATTGTccggaaaaggaagagaaatatGGGAAAGCGCATTAAAACAAATGGAAATGATTCCTAATTTTGATGTTCAAAAGGTTCTTCAAATAAGTTACGACTCTCTTGATGGTGATTATCCGAAGAACTTATTCCTTGATATCGCATGTTTCTTCAATGGAATGGATGTGGATGATGCAGTTAGGATAATGGATGGGCTCGATAAAGGTGCAAGATTTGGGATTGACAATCTCATCGATAGATGTCTTGTTGAAATCAACAGTGATCAAAGGTTGTGGATGCATCAACTAGTAAGAGATATGGGTAGGGAAATTGCTCGTCAAGAATCACCCAAATGTCAAAGAATATGGCATCATGGGGATGCTTTTACTGTTTTGAAAGGAACTACT GATGCTGAAAAATTGCGTGGCCTTACCATTGATATGCATGCATTAATGGAATATCATTATGCAGAAGTTGTCTGTACTGATTCAATGGTTTGTCGCAAGCGCCGCAGGCTTAACTTCTTTCAACAATGGCTTCCCGATTTTTTCGATGGGGGAAAATTACAAACTGGCCAAACAAGTTTGTTTCCCATCCTCAGCACGGATGCTTTTAGAAATATGTCAGATGTAAAATTTCTCCAACTAAACTACACTAATTTTCATGGAAGTTTTGAGCACTTTCCCAAGAATTTGATATGGTTATGTTGGCATGGATTGTCTTGGAGCTCCATACCAAATCACATATGCTTGGAGAAGCTGGTGGTTCTTGATCTATCCAGAAGCTGTCTAGTTGATGCTTGGAAGGCAAACCG AACCCCAGACTTCTCGGGTCTCCCAGCCCTTGAAAAGCTAATACTTGAAGACTGCACCCGTTTGGTTCAAATTCACGAATCTATTGGTGATTTACAAAGATTGTTGATCTTAAATCTAAGAAATTGTACAAGTCTTATGGAGCTTCCAGAAGAAATGAGTAGATTGAATTCACTTCAAGAGCTGGTTTTAGATGGTTGCTCAAATCTTAACAGCCTGAATATGGAGTTAGAGCATCATCAGGGGCGCAAGTTGCTTCAAAGTGATGGAATTGTTGCAAGTACATCATTCATTACATCTCTTCCATTGAAGCTATTCTTTCCCTCTAGGTTTTCAACTAGGAAAATGTTGAGATTTACCTCGTTTTCACTGCCACGCTTCTTGGAGAGTCTAGATTTAAGTGGAACTCCAATTCGTTTTCTTCCAGAAAGCATCAAGGATCTTGGTCTACTCAGACACCTATATTTAAGAAATTGCAAAATGCTTCAAGCACTCCCAGAGCTTCCATCCCATTTGGATTCGTTAGATGTGTCCTTTTGCTATTCACTGCAAAGACTTCCAAATCCAAACAGTTGGACTGAAGGAGATGGTTGTGATCACTTAGTCGAGTTCCAAGATCGGATAAAGCAAGAATTAATGCAAAATTATGACTCTCACATGTTCAGAATAATAGAAACGGTTTGTGCTCAAATACAGACATCGAGATTTCAG ATAACATTTATGGATGGCATATTCAACGTTGCCGTATCTGTATTTGATGAAGATGAGATGTTAAGGGGGTTTTatgaggaggaagaagaggataAATGGCTAATTCAGAATGAGTTTGTAGATaacttttcattcaaaatatcCTCACCTCCTGCGCACCGGATATGGGGCTATACTCTGTTCACAAGGTTTTGTATGACGTCAGAGTACACTCTCTTAGatcctttttatattataatcagAAACAATACCAGTGGTCGATACTTGCGTTGTCAAGCCTATCTCCATCCCGTGAGTTACAAGCGTGGTGTTCGTGAATTCCAATCGTTTATGCACAGGAAATTAGGGGGCGATGATCCTACATTTGATAATGGTGATGAAGTGAGTATTTCAGTGTGTCGAAAAAAACAAGCTATCCAAATTAGGACGATTGGAGTACAATGGTTGCATGAAGAGGAAGCTGGAAAGGATGATGATATCCAATCAAAGGATGGAGTTATCAATGCCCACAACACtagcgatgatgatgatgatgcagcACACGTAGCCAAAGTAGAAATAGCTTCTcgtatttttagaaattattattgTGGTTTCTATTGTAAATCCAATGATGGCAATATCGATCGGtggtataaaatttaa
- the LOC133703584 gene encoding disease resistance protein RPV1-like: protein MRILEFVFISLVFDSNSCSRRRESHKVLTTWTFKWLAVGAISWYEAQFVQSIVENVSKNLDPKIFHVPFHFIGRDPLVQYINSWLQDGSHGAAIALLYGIGGVGKTAITKSAPFVQSIVEKVLKNLDQKIFHVPLHFIGRDPLVQDINSWLQDGSHGAAIALLYGIGGVGKTAIAKMVFNQNSHKFEGKSFLSNFRSKDIVCLQRQLLSDILNKTVDEISDEDEGILKIKDALCYRRTLIVLDDVDKRDQFNKIVGMQNWLCRGSKIIVTTRNKGLFSANDNERVRYKVVPLDDKKSLELFSWNAFGQADPVDGFVEDSWRILHHCNGLPLALRVIGSSLSGKGREIWESALQQMEVIPNFEVQKVLRISYDFLDGDYLKNLFLDIACFFNGMDVDDAVRILDGLDKGARFGIDNLIDRCLVEINNDKRLWMHKLVRNMGKEIARQESPKCQRIWRHKDAFTVLKGTTDAEKLRGLTLDMHALMEDNYAEVVCTNLMVRRRLNFFQQWLSDFSDGGSLQTSQTSLFLILSTDGFRKMPDIKYLQLNYTNFHGSFEHFPKNLIWLCWHGLSLRSIPNHVCLEKLVVLDLSRSCLVDAWKGKPFLPKLRILDLRHSRDLIRTPDFSGLPALEKLILEDCIRLVQIHESIGDLQRLLILNLRNCTSLVELPEEMSRLISLQELVLDGCSNHDSLNMELEHHQGRSLLQSDGIVANIVLVVQIIFIDGTFNVVAYVFDEDEMLRGFHEEQEEDKWLIQNEFVDNFSFKISSSPPAHRICGFNLFISWVMSAYRSSRIVCIEIRNNTSGRSLRRRAFVFPFEYAFGVRELQSLLHTKLGADDPTFDNGDDVSISVRSRDIQTRTIGIRWLHEEEGKDEVINAHNSSDDAHVPQVEIASRFFRNYYCAFHGKIDDGHIDWWYFAKRGLELATYPKYSRFKSSRNC, encoded by the exons atGAGGATCTtggaatttgttttcatttcccTGGTTTTTGACAGCAACAGTTGTTCTAGAAGACGCGAAAGCCACAAAGTTCTAACCACTTGGACATTTAAATGGTTGGCTGTTGGAGCTATATCATG GTACGAGGCACAGTTTGTCCAATCTATTGTGGAGAATGTCTCAAAGAATTTGGATCCAAAAATATTTCATGTCCCCTTTCATTTCATTGGAAGAGATCCTCTGGTACAATATATCAACTCATGGTTGCAAGATGGATCCCATGGTGCTGCCATTGCTTTACTCTATGGAATTGGTGGTGTTGGAAAGACAGCCATAACTAAGAGT GCACCATTTGTCCAATCTATTGTGGAGAAGGTCTTAAAGAATTTGgatcaaaaaatatttcatgtcCCCCTTCATTTCATTGGAAGAGATCCTCTGGTGCAAGATATCAACTCATGGTTGCAAGATGGATCCCATGGTGCTGCCATTGCTTTACTCTATGGAATTGGTGGAGTTGGAAAGACAGCCATAGCTAAGATGGTTTTTAACCAGAACTCTCATAAATTTGAAGGAAAGAGCTTTCTATCAAATTTTCGGTCAAAGGATATAGTTTGCCTACAGAGGCAACTTCTTTCCGACATCCTAAACAAGACTGTTGATGAGATAAGTGATGAAGATGAAGGAATTCTGAAGATTAAGGATGCATTATGTTACAGAAGAACTCTTATTGTTCTAGATGATGTGGACAAAAGGGACCAATTCAATAAAATCGTTGGCATGCAAAATTGGCTTTGTAGAGGAAGTAAAATCATTGTAACAACCAGAAATAAGGGTCTGTTTTCGGCTAATGATAATGAGCGGGTCCGGTACAAAGTTGTACCGCTAGATGATAAAAAATCACTTGAGCTTTTCAGTTGGAATGCCTTTGGACAAGCTGACCCTGTTGATGGTTTTGTGGAAGACTCTTGGAGAATACTACATCATTGTAATGGACTTCCATTAGCTCTTCGAGTTATTGGCTCTTCATTGTccggaaaaggaagagaaatatGGGAAAGCGCATTACAACAAATGGAAGTGATTCCTAATTTTGAAGTTCAAAAGGTTCTTCGAATAAGTTATGACTTTCTTGATGGTGATTATCTGAAGAACTTATTCCTTGATATCGCATGTTTCTTCAATGGAATGGATGTGGATGATGCAGTTAGGATACTGGATGGGCTCGATAAAGGTGCAAGATTTGGGATTGACAATCTTATCGATAGATGTCTTGTTGAAATCAACAATGATAAAAGGTTGTGGATGCATAAACTAGTAAGAAATATGGGAAAGGAAATTGCTCGTCAAGAATCACCTAAATGTCAAAGAATATGGCGCCACAAGGATGCTTTTACAGTTTTGAAAGGAACTACT gaTGCTGAAAAATTGCGTGGCCTTACCCTGGATATGCATGCATTAATGGAAGATAATTATGCAGAAGTTGTCTGTACTAATTTAATGGTTCGCCGCAGGCTTAACTTCTTTCAACAATGGCTTTCTGATTTTTCTGATGGGGGAAGTTTACAAACTAGCCAAACAAGTTTGTTTCTCATCCTCAGCACGGATGGTTTTAGAAAGATGCCAGATATAAAATATCTCCAGCTAAACTACACTAATTTTCATGGAAGTTTTGAGCACTTTCCCAAGAATTTGATATGGTTATGTTGGCATGGATTGTCTTTGAGATCCATACCAAATCACGTATGCTTGGAGAAGCTTGTGGTTCTTGATCTATCCAGAAGCTGTCTAGTTGATGCTTGGAAGGGCAAACCG TTTCTTCCAAAATTGAGAATTCTTGATCTCCGTCACTCTCGTGATCTTATTAGAACCCCAGACTTCTCGGGTCTCCCAGCCCTTGAAAAGCTAATACTTGAAGACTGCATCCGTTTGGTTCAAATTCACGAATCTATTGGTGATTTACAAAGATTATTGATCTTAAATCTAAGAAATTGTACAAGTCTTGTGGAGCTTCCAGAAGAAATGAGTAGATTGATATCACTTCAAGAGCTCGTTTTAGATGGTTGCTCAAATCATGACAGCCTGAATATGGAGTTAGAGCATCATCAGGGGCGCAGCTTGCTTCAAAGCGATGGAATTGTTGCAA ACATTGTTTTGGTGGTACAGATAATATTTATAGATGGCACATTCAACGTTGTCGCATATGTATTTGATGAAGATGAGATGTTAAGGGGGTTTCATGAGGAGCAAGAAGAGGATAAATGGCTAATTCAGAATGAGTTTGTAGATaacttttcattcaaaatatcCTCATCACCTCCTGCGCACCGGATATGTGGCTTTAATCTGTTCATAAGTTGGGTGATGTCAGCATACCGTTCCTCTCGTATTGTTTGTATTGAAATCAGAAACAATACCAGTGGTCGATCCTTGCGTCGTCGAGCCTTTGTCTTCCCTTTTGAGTACGCGTTTGGTGTTCGTGAACTCCAATCGCTATTGCACACGAAATTAGGGGCCGATGATCCTACATTTGATAATGGTGATGACGTGAGTATTTCAGTGCGTTCACGTGATATACAAACAAGGACGATTGGTATACGATGGTTGCATGAAGAGGAAGGAAAGGATGAAGTTATCAATGCCCACAACAGTAGCGATGATGCACACGTACCCCAAGTAGAAATAGCTTCtcgtttttttagaaattattattgTGCTTTCCATGGTAAAATCGATGATGGCCATATCGATTGGTGGTATTTTGCAAAGAGAGGTCTAGAACTTGCAACATACCCAAAGTATTCCAGGTTTAAATCTTCAAGAAATTGCTGA